In Pseudomonadota bacterium, one genomic interval encodes:
- a CDS encoding rhodanese-like domain-containing protein has product MREMTPDECKAYLESAPARPLLLDVREPWEYNIVHLEGSRLIPMRQIPVEAASLDANQEIVVICHHGIRSRQVALYLKAQGFDKVINLRGGIDAWARHTDTSLPTY; this is encoded by the coding sequence ATGCGCGAGATGACCCCCGACGAGTGCAAGGCGTACCTCGAGAGTGCGCCGGCCAGGCCCCTGCTGCTGGATGTGCGGGAACCCTGGGAATACAACATTGTCCACCTCGAGGGCTCCCGGCTTATCCCCATGCGCCAGATCCCCGTCGAGGCCGCCTCGCTTGATGCGAACCAAGAGATCGTCGTAATCTGCCACCATGGCATTCGCAGCCGGCAGGTCGCCCTGTACCTGAAGGCCCAGGGCTTCGACAAGGTCATCAACCTGCGCGGTGGCATCGACGCCTGGGCGCGCCACACGGATACGAGTCTGCCGACCTATTGA
- a CDS encoding protein-L-isoaspartate O-methyltransferase, whose translation MMEPAEIEQARFNMIVQQIRPWEVLDPQVLEAMAHVPREAFVPERYRGLAFADTNIPLGHDQVMMKPNVEGRLLQALAIRAEDSVLEIGTGSGYLTACLARLGRHVTSFEILPELAAAAAASLGELAVDNVTLHTGDGLHEIGTDLRFDVIAVTGSLPLLDRQYFDNLENGGRLFVITGQLPIMEARLITRINANNWISESLFETCIPPLINAPLPESFDF comes from the coding sequence ATGATGGAACCGGCAGAAATCGAACAGGCACGCTTCAACATGATCGTGCAGCAGATCCGGCCCTGGGAGGTGCTCGACCCCCAGGTCCTGGAGGCCATGGCGCATGTCCCGCGCGAGGCCTTCGTGCCGGAGCGCTATCGCGGGCTGGCCTTTGCCGACACCAACATCCCGCTCGGCCACGACCAGGTCATGATGAAACCCAACGTCGAGGGCCGGCTGCTGCAGGCACTGGCCATCCGGGCGGAGGACAGCGTGCTCGAGATCGGCACCGGCAGCGGCTATCTGACCGCGTGCCTGGCCCGGCTCGGCCGCCATGTCACCAGCTTCGAGATCCTGCCGGAACTCGCCGCTGCGGCCGCTGCAAGCCTGGGCGAGCTCGCTGTCGACAACGTCACCCTGCACACGGGCGACGGCCTGCACGAGATCGGTACGGACCTGCGCTTCGACGTGATCGCCGTTACCGGCTCGCTGCCGTTGCTGGACCGGCAGTACTTCGACAATCTCGAGAACGGCGGCCGGCTGTTTGTCATCACCGGCCAGCTGCCGATCATGGAAGCGCGCCTCATCACCCGCATCAACGCCAACAACTGGATCAGCGAATCCCTGTTCGAGACCTGCATTCCACCCCTGATCAACGCCCCGCTACCCGAATCCTTCGACTTCTGA
- the thiC gene encoding phosphomethylpyrimidine synthase ThiC, producing the protein MSAIPEDFISQTARLSADVTRPFPNSRRIYVPGSRPDIRVPMREIRQADTPASLGVEHNPPITVYDTSGPYTDPDARIDLLAGLPEVRSNWIAGRADTEQLPGPSSAYGRQRQQDPALAALRFQHIRPPRRALAGHNVTQMHYARRGIITPEMEFVAIRENLRLDELRDAGLLKQHPGHSFGASLPARVTPEFVRDEVARGRAIIPANINHPELEPMIIGRNFLVKINTNIGNSAVTSSIAEEVEKMVWSVRWGGDTLMDLSTGRNIHETREWILRNAPVPVGTVPIYQALEKVEGRAEELTWDIFRDTLIEQAEQGVDYFTIHAGVRLAWVPLTANRVTGIVSRGGSIMAKWCLAHHQESFLYTHFADICDIMKAYDVSFSLGDGLRPGSIADANDAAQFAELETLGELTQIAWEHDVQVMIEGPGHVPMQLIRENMDKELRDCFEAPFYTLGPLTTDIAPGYDHITSAIGAAQIGWYGTAMLCYVTPKEHLGLPDKQDVREGIITYKIAAHAADLAKGHPGAQVRDNALSKARFEFRWEDQFNLGLDPEKAREFHDATLPKDSAKVAHFCSMCGPKFCSMKISQDVRDYAAGKGIGDIGQAIETGLTEKAAEFKDGGAQIYRKT; encoded by the coding sequence ATGAGTGCTATCCCGGAAGATTTCATCAGTCAGACCGCACGGCTGTCCGCCGACGTCACCCGGCCGTTCCCGAATTCACGCCGCATCTACGTACCGGGATCGCGTCCCGACATCCGGGTGCCGATGCGCGAGATTCGGCAGGCCGATACACCCGCCAGCCTCGGGGTCGAGCACAATCCGCCCATCACGGTGTACGACACCTCCGGACCCTATACCGACCCGGACGCCCGCATCGACCTGCTCGCGGGGCTGCCCGAGGTGCGCAGCAACTGGATCGCCGGACGTGCCGACACCGAGCAGCTGCCCGGGCCGAGCTCCGCGTACGGCCGGCAGCGCCAGCAGGATCCGGCGCTCGCCGCGCTGCGTTTCCAGCACATCCGTCCGCCGCGCCGGGCCCTGGCCGGGCATAACGTCACCCAGATGCATTACGCGCGCCGCGGCATCATCACCCCGGAGATGGAATTCGTCGCCATCCGCGAGAACCTGCGCCTGGACGAGCTGCGCGACGCCGGCCTGCTGAAGCAGCACCCGGGGCACAGTTTCGGCGCCAGCCTGCCTGCGCGCGTCACGCCGGAATTCGTGCGCGACGAGGTGGCGCGCGGGCGCGCCATCATCCCCGCCAACATCAATCACCCGGAACTGGAGCCGATGATCATCGGCCGCAATTTCCTGGTGAAGATCAATACCAATATAGGCAATTCGGCGGTGACCTCCTCGATCGCCGAGGAAGTGGAGAAGATGGTGTGGTCGGTGCGCTGGGGCGGCGACACGCTGATGGACCTGTCGACCGGCCGGAACATCCACGAGACGCGCGAGTGGATCCTGCGCAACGCGCCGGTGCCGGTGGGTACCGTGCCGATCTACCAGGCGCTGGAAAAGGTCGAGGGCCGCGCCGAGGAGCTGACCTGGGATATCTTCCGCGACACCCTGATCGAGCAGGCGGAGCAGGGCGTGGACTACTTCACCATCCATGCCGGCGTGCGCCTGGCCTGGGTGCCGCTGACCGCGAACCGGGTGACCGGCATCGTCTCGCGCGGCGGCTCGATCATGGCGAAGTGGTGCCTCGCGCATCACCAGGAGAGCTTCCTCTACACCCACTTCGCCGATATCTGCGACATCATGAAAGCCTACGACGTGTCGTTCTCGCTCGGCGACGGCCTGCGGCCGGGCTCGATCGCCGATGCCAACGACGCCGCCCAGTTCGCGGAGCTGGAGACTCTGGGCGAACTGACGCAGATCGCCTGGGAGCACGACGTGCAGGTGATGATCGAGGGCCCCGGCCATGTGCCCATGCAGCTCATCCGGGAGAACATGGACAAGGAACTGCGCGATTGCTTCGAGGCGCCGTTCTACACCCTGGGCCCGCTGACCACCGACATCGCGCCCGGCTACGACCACATCACGTCCGCCATCGGCGCGGCCCAGATCGGCTGGTATGGCACGGCCATGCTGTGCTACGTGACGCCGAAGGAACACCTCGGCCTGCCGGACAAGCAGGATGTGCGCGAGGGTATCATCACCTACAAGATCGCCGCGCACGCGGCGGACCTGGCCAAGGGACATCCCGGCGCACAGGTGCGCGACAATGCGCTGTCCAAGGCGCGCTTCGAGTTCCGCTGGGAGGATCAGTTCAACCTCGGACTCGACCCGGAAAAGGCGCGTGAGTTCCACGACGCCACGCTGCCCAAGGACTCCGCCAAGGTGGCGCACTTCTGTTCCATGTGCGGTCCGAAGTTCTGTTCCATGAAGATCAGCCAGGACGTGCGCGATTATGCCGCCGGCAAGGGCATCGGTGACATCGGCCAGGCCATCGAGACGGGGCTGACCGAGAAGGCCGCCGAGTTCAAGGACGGCGGTGCGCAGATCTACCGCAAGACCTAG